The following nucleotide sequence is from SAR324 cluster bacterium.
TTGACCCCATTTATGTGATCCAGGAACCACACATAAGCATCCTGATGCTAGTGTTGATGGCGTTAATGCCAGCCATACGGTGACTGCTTTCTCAGGAATAGCCATACCAGCATAGGTCGAATCTTGATGCCAACTGTAGAAGCCCGATGAGTTGGCTTTCTTAATACACCAATCTGAGGACCAAACGAGAATATCCTCAGTTCCTAGAACACTAAAAACCACGCGGATGATGTTAGTATTTTTCACCACTTCATCCAAGATGGGCAGGAGCAAGTGTGTTTTGAAACGCTTGGGACCATTCAGTTCCAAAGATCCACTCACCTCTCCCCAAATTTCTTGTGCTGCATTTTGAGAAAGAATAGGAATGGCATCTAGATATCCCCTTTCCAAAAAATTCTCTGAGACTGCTTCAGATGACACAATTGGTCTGATTGTCATTTGGCTAAATACAGACTGAGGTTAAACCAAAATATGATGAAGATGGAAACTTGCTGATTAATTTTACTACTGAAGTAATTTCAAGATGTTTGTGGTAGCCAAAGATATGGGGCCAGTTGAAACTTCAAATTAGTTGAAGAGACACCAAGCACAATTGGGGAAATTTCTTAGGCGTAAATAATCTTTTCTGTTCTCTTCAAGATATCAACTCCTTGCTGCTTGAGCCACCAAGGCAAATCAATCAGCACCCAGTTTTCAGCCAGCTTGTCTCCTTCTCTGCGGTAGATATCGACAACTCGCATATCTGCGGCTCGTTCACTTGCTGGGAGCCCTAGGAATCCACCAACCGCTGTATTCGTCAAATTCGGCCAGCCAAAAAAGCTGGCATAGTTTCCTTCAGCCAGCCGGCAAAGATGGCCATTGAAGCGCTTTCCTTGCAGTCCAGTACGAAACGGATATTGGTGCTGCTCTTGGTAGCGTGGAATCGTGTAGGTCGCTCCAATTCCGGCTGGGCCGTACCAAATCATATCTTCGTGCCAGGTTCTGGCAAGATACTCCGGTGGAGGTAGGTCATCTCCAGAAATGTTCAGTGCCGTGAGATCTGCGATCATGCGATTGACCAGATCCAAGGTCTTCTTGGATTCTCCATTGTCTTGATCCTCAAACAACAACCCGTCATGGTTGCGTGGTCCGGGATACAAAAAAGAGGCTCCAGTCTGAAGAGGGAGTGGAGAGATTCCCAACTGGTGCATTACTCCGATCAGGTCACAGAAAAAGGCTCCTCTGACCAACTGTCCCTCCTGAACACAGTAAAAGTCAGCATAGCGCAGGAAAGCCAACTTCCTCGTGGCTC
It contains:
- a CDS encoding phytanoyl-CoA dioxygenase family protein; its protein translation is MSSEAVSENFLERGYLDAIPILSQNAAQEIWGEVSGSLELNGPKRFKTHLLLPILDEVVKNTNIIRVVFSVLGTEDILVWSSDWCIKKANSSGFYSWHQDSTYAGMAIPEKAVTVWLALTPSTLASGCLCVVPGSHKWGQSAHEFKPSNENMLSRGQHIVISEKIADFTNEAVDLRLQPGEMSLHSFQSVHASGPNKTDYPRIGFDIHYYAADLQHESHITEKESAILVSGVEPENCSFIMESAPNQAMGVEEVLEWERAVGRENKNYFQDNPVRQTYHR
- a CDS encoding nuclear transport factor 2 family protein; protein product: MHSYALPKHRVLDFYAALNTADSKSVTKILKSQLVPDFQWYGVYPFDEQHGPEAVAEAFWIPFLNSWKNVQRRQDIFLAGTSEIDQTEWVVSMGHLMGLLDQDWLGMRATRKLAFLRYADFYCVQEGQLVRGAFFCDLIGVMHQLGISPLPLQTGASFLYPGPRNHDGLLFEDQDNGESKKTLDLVNRMIADLTALNISGDDLPPPEYLARTWHEDMIWYGPAGIGATYTIPRYQEQHQYPFRTGLQGKRFNGHLCRLAEGNYASFFGWPNLTNTAVGGFLGLPASERAADMRVVDIYRREGDKLAENWVLIDLPWWLKQQGVDILKRTEKIIYA